The following proteins come from a genomic window of Oscillatoria sp. FACHB-1407:
- a CDS encoding DUF2283 domain-containing protein: MKVIYDGATDVLQIIFRDVPIEDFSEDRSGVTIDYDADDNIIALEIRDASKMIEDPRSLKHIVLD; this comes from the coding sequence ATGAAAGTTATCTACGACGGTGCAACAGATGTACTACAAATCATCTTTCGGGATGTTCCGATTGAAGATTTTAGTGAGGACCGTTCTGGAGTCACCATTGACTATGATGCGGATGACAATATCATTGCTCTTGAAATTCGAGATGCCTCCAAGATGATTGAAGATCCGCGATCGCTCAAACATATCGTCTTAGACTAA
- a CDS encoding Hsp20/alpha crystallin family protein, whose translation MLVRYWQPLREMEMMRRQFDSLFNELAPATQTQPTWAPAIELKDAGDNVTLRAQLPGIDAKDLDIQVSKKAVSISGEQRHESKTDENGVIRSEFRYGKFQRVIPLPVAVQNDQVQAEYKDGVLNLTLPKVAEARNSVVKISLTNDTPAIADGQAA comes from the coding sequence ATGTTAGTACGTTACTGGCAACCCCTTCGCGAAATGGAAATGATGCGCCGTCAGTTTGATAGTCTCTTCAATGAGCTGGCTCCTGCGACCCAAACACAACCTACCTGGGCACCCGCGATCGAGCTGAAAGATGCTGGCGACAACGTCACATTGCGTGCTCAACTTCCTGGTATCGACGCTAAAGATCTGGATATCCAAGTGAGCAAAAAAGCGGTTTCAATCTCCGGTGAACAACGCCACGAGTCTAAAACCGATGAGAACGGCGTGATTCGTTCTGAGTTCCGCTACGGCAAGTTCCAACGTGTGATTCCTCTGCCTGTCGCCGTTCAGAATGACCAGGTACAAGCAGAGTACAAAGATGGTGTATTGAACTTGACATTGCCTAAAGTCGCTGAAGCTCGTAATTCCGTCGTTAAAATCAGCTTGACCAACGACACTCCAGCGATCGCAGATGGTCAAGCTGCCTAA
- a CDS encoding aldo/keto reductase — protein MELTTLDNTPVSRLGLASQYLKETGCVRAAFAAGINYFFSYSLPSRLFLDELNLLLATHRESIFVALGSEKRDRQTLNHTLDRIRQTLNVDLVDAFFGEYISPKDDPNDIQHLADTFYDWKAKGYIRYVGMSTHNRAIALNLIHLHQCDVLMHRYNMAHRKAEIDLFPAAVQADIPVIAFTCTRWATLLRLPLRETSPQMLSGLDRPPTAAECYQFSLHPGAVRLALTSPAALAELTSNLEVLHKPLLTASELAHWQHYGDVVYGTGQDAFETQWA, from the coding sequence ATGGAACTCACAACTTTAGATAACACCCCTGTGAGTCGTTTGGGTTTAGCTAGCCAATACCTGAAGGAAACTGGCTGTGTCAGAGCGGCTTTTGCAGCAGGTATTAACTACTTCTTTTCCTATAGCTTGCCTTCTCGCCTGTTTCTGGATGAGTTAAACCTGCTATTGGCAACCCACCGAGAATCGATTTTTGTCGCGTTGGGCAGTGAAAAGCGCGATCGCCAAACGTTAAACCATACCCTCGATCGCATTCGCCAAACTCTCAATGTAGACCTCGTGGATGCCTTTTTTGGAGAGTATATTTCACCGAAGGACGACCCCAATGATATTCAACATCTGGCTGACACATTCTACGACTGGAAGGCAAAGGGCTACATCCGCTATGTGGGAATGAGCACCCACAATCGGGCGATCGCCCTGAATCTGATTCACCTTCATCAATGTGATGTGTTGATGCATCGCTACAACATGGCGCATCGCAAAGCCGAAATAGACCTGTTTCCGGCAGCAGTTCAAGCTGATATCCCGGTAATTGCCTTTACCTGTACCCGTTGGGCAACCTTATTGCGGTTACCCCTGCGGGAAACTTCGCCGCAGATGCTTAGTGGGTTAGATCGACCTCCAACCGCCGCAGAATGTTACCAATTTTCATTGCATCCCGGTGCAGTCCGGCTTGCATTAACCTCTCCCGCAGCCCTGGCTGAATTGACGAGCAATCTGGAGGTGCTACATAAGCCCCTGCTCACCGCTTCCGAATTAGCACACTGGCAGCACTACGGAGATGTGGTGTATGGCACAGGTCAGGATGCCTTTGAAACACAGTGGGCTTAA
- the leuD gene encoding 3-isopropylmalate dehydratase small subunit — MSQIKSVTGRGIPLVGDDIDTDRIIPARFLKCVTFDGLGEHAFEDDRAQTKGQHSFDQPQYQGATVLIVNRNFGCGSSREHAPQAIAKWGIQTLIGESFAEIFFGNCVAMGIPCVTADHDTVQRLQELVAANPQTSVEVNLETMQVTCGDFVGAIHMGDGPKNMFLSGNWDACGQLVSQANSIKTTATQLPYISWSKVAVG, encoded by the coding sequence ATGAGCCAAATTAAATCAGTTACAGGACGCGGAATTCCATTAGTAGGCGATGACATCGACACCGATCGCATCATTCCGGCTCGTTTTCTTAAATGTGTGACCTTCGATGGGCTGGGCGAACATGCGTTTGAAGACGATCGCGCCCAAACCAAAGGTCAACACTCCTTTGATCAACCCCAATATCAAGGGGCTACCGTTCTCATCGTCAACCGCAACTTTGGCTGTGGCTCCTCTCGCGAACACGCACCCCAGGCGATCGCCAAATGGGGTATTCAAACCCTTATTGGCGAGAGTTTCGCCGAGATTTTCTTTGGCAACTGTGTCGCCATGGGGATTCCCTGTGTGACGGCTGACCATGACACGGTTCAACGCCTACAGGAATTGGTAGCCGCCAATCCTCAGACCTCCGTTGAAGTCAATCTTGAAACCATGCAAGTGACCTGTGGTGACTTTGTAGGAGCTATTCACATGGGAGACGGTCCCAAAAATATGTTCCTCTCTGGGAATTGGGATGCCTGTGGACAACTCGTATCACAAGCCAACAGCATTAAAACCACCGCAACCCAACTGCCCTACATTTCCTGGAGCAAAGTTGCCGTTGGGTAA
- a CDS encoding type IV pilin-like G/H family protein has product MKTELKAKFLQHLIERKEGDKGFTLIELLVVIIIIGILSAIALPSFLNQANKARQSEASTYVGSVNRGQQAYFLEKNSFGNLSNLELGISDTKNYTYVSTPAGTGTNAEAVTTASPIATLKGYAGRVWIGTGSDNTATTFAILCEGTSPSLVPGVSGKTACP; this is encoded by the coding sequence ATGAAGACCGAATTGAAAGCGAAGTTCCTTCAGCACTTGATTGAGCGCAAAGAAGGTGACAAGGGTTTCACTTTGATCGAATTGCTCGTTGTTATCATCATCATCGGCATCCTCTCGGCAATTGCTTTGCCATCCTTCCTCAATCAGGCAAATAAGGCTCGTCAATCCGAAGCTTCTACCTACGTAGGTTCTGTGAACCGGGGTCAGCAAGCCTACTTCCTTGAGAAGAATTCCTTTGGTAACCTGTCTAACCTGGAATTGGGTATCAGTGACACTAAGAACTACACTTATGTCTCCACGCCTGCTGGTACTGGCACAAACGCTGAAGCGGTTACCACAGCTAGCCCCATCGCAACTCTGAAGGGTTATGCAGGTCGTGTGTGGATTGGTACAGGTAGCGATAACACCGCTACTACGTTTGCAATTCTCTGTGAAGGTACTTCTCCTTCCTTAGTTCCTGGCGTCAGTGGTAAAACTGCTTGCCCATAA